TCCTTATAAACCCGTTTCTCATATCCCGCCATAAAGCCGAATAGATGCACATGGTTTACAAAATCCTTTAGCTCAAATTCTGAACTAGCATTTGTATCCAAATCGTAGAGCCTGAATTTCTGGAAATCCGACACCAAAATATATTTGGGTAACTCATGCTCCTTTAAATTGGGAAAATAATCCTTAGCTTGTTGGGTCGCCTTGTCTAAGTCCTTGCCCCTAGACTTATGCTCCACCAAAATCGTCCCCTTCCAAAGCAAATCAATAAACCCTTGCTTGTTATCTGCCTTCTTAATCGGTAGCTCAAAACTTCCCACCCGCCGCCGCGAAATGCCAAACACATTAAAAAAGTCATTCCAAAAAGACTGTGACTCTGACTTCTCTGAAGTCTCACTTTCCCACTCCTTAGAAAAGGCGATCGCCCTTTGCTTAATCTCATTCCAACTTAGCGGCATATCTGGAAACGTTACGACATAATTTTAGATAATATTTATACTAGCATTCGTTTTATAAAACTACCTATAATTAACTTGAGGAGAGAAAACAACGGTCAGAAGGCGATCGCTTACTTTCTTCAATTTTTTGCAAACAACAAAAATCTAAAAAAATCTCTGATTGCACTCAGGAAAACTCAGTATTAAACAGCCTGACTGAAAAAGCATTCTTTAGAATTATGCTTTTTTGTATTAAGAGATGACCACTATAGTATGATCCTCTCAGTCCACAGCGAACGATCCCATACAGCTATAACATATGCGTATCGCCATATTTACCGAGACATTCCTGCCAAAAGTTGATGGCATCGTTACTCGCCTCAAATATACCGTCGAATATCTAGTTAAACTCGGTAATCAAGTATTGGTGTTTTCGCCTGACGGTGGACTTAAAGAATATTGTGGTGCAGAGATTTATGGAGTATCAGCCTTTGACTTCCCACTATATCCAGAACTAAAACTAGCCCTGCCTCGCCCTTCAATTGGTCATGCTCTAGAACAGTTCAAACCTGACATTGTGCATATCGTCAATCCTGCAATTTTGGGAATGGCAGGACTGTACTATGCCAAATCGATGAACTATCCACTGATGGCTTCCTATCACACGCATTTACCCCAATATTTACAGCATTACGGTTTGGGGTTTCTGGAGGGATTGATGTGGGAATTAGTCAAAAACACCCACAATCAAGCAGCATTAAATCTTTGTACTTCGACAGCGATGATTGAAGAGCTGCGATCGCATGGTGTCGAACGCCTTGATCTATGGCAGCGTGGTGTGGATACAGTGCAGTTTCACCCTAAGTTTAAAAGTGCGGAAATGCGATCGCGCCTTACCCAAGGACATCCTGAAGACACTCTATTTCTGTATGTGGGCAGACTTTCGGCAGAAAAGGAAATTCAGCAAATTTTGCCAGTACTCAACGCCATCCCCAATAGTC
This genomic stretch from Pseudanabaena galeata CCNP1313 harbors:
- a CDS encoding glycosyltransferase family 4 protein, whose amino-acid sequence is MRIAIFTETFLPKVDGIVTRLKYTVEYLVKLGNQVLVFSPDGGLKEYCGAEIYGVSAFDFPLYPELKLALPRPSIGHALEQFKPDIVHIVNPAILGMAGLYYAKSMNYPLMASYHTHLPQYLQHYGLGFLEGLMWELVKNTHNQAALNLCTSTAMIEELRSHGVERLDLWQRGVDTVQFHPKFKSAEMRSRLTQGHPEDTLFLYVGRLSAEKEIQQILPVLNAIPNSRLALVGNGPYRQELEKIFAGTNTHFVGYLHGDDLASAFASSDAFLFPSRTETLGLVLLEAMAAGCPVVAANSGGIPDIVTNGINGYLFEPNDSNGLSLAAQNLLQNRNEYMCIEARLEAEKWGWDAATRQLQNYYEQTIAACKPVLIN